In Flammeovirgaceae bacterium 311, one DNA window encodes the following:
- a CDS encoding gaf domain protein (COG5278 Predicted periplasmic ligand-binding sensor domain) yields MNSFKKLLDLIRKKSIIFSAVLMLVLVVTNGGFLVYNNRVLERTTAVQEQTKEIKELQLLLWNDVVRNIDVGVRGYAILQDEGLLNPYENGLRLYEDYHKRVYARLQEQGYPNAEGFLIVKQGFDDYLAVVANMLELAKTGNMDEFRQELKLDRGLSLWKIYEKFSTEVNAYQDNLYNEATEEYQLANTLTSYIQLLLLIIGVPTLIFMIVRITHDSRARKALFVELEKNNREYIFNPGTPLEVNDEREVINNSILNFKKASTFISEISAGNLKVDWEELNDHNQALNQQNLTGELINMREKMKQLKEEDGRRMWTTEGQARFSEIIRTHQHDLQTLCYHSLAFIVKYLRAQQGGIFVLREEEGGEKYLELTGCYAFDRKKWVDKRIEAGQGLVGQIYLEREPVMLTEIPQAYTHITSGLGDATPNCLLVVPMKYNEKVEAVIEVAGFDVYEPYQLEWLVKVGEIMASTLISIKTTETTRALLEQFKYQTEQLTSQEEELRQNMEELEATQEEMRRKEQELERRQAEMQQMLDSRT; encoded by the coding sequence ATGAACTCCTTTAAAAAGCTACTTGATCTGATCCGTAAGAAATCTATTATTTTCTCTGCCGTGCTTATGCTGGTACTGGTGGTTACAAATGGGGGTTTCCTGGTGTACAACAACAGAGTGTTGGAACGCACTACTGCTGTTCAGGAACAAACAAAAGAGATAAAAGAATTACAGTTGTTGCTCTGGAATGATGTTGTCAGGAATATAGATGTGGGAGTGAGGGGGTATGCCATCTTACAGGATGAAGGCTTGTTAAACCCCTATGAAAACGGTTTACGCCTATACGAGGATTATCACAAGCGGGTGTATGCCAGGTTACAGGAACAGGGTTATCCAAATGCAGAGGGTTTCTTAATCGTTAAACAAGGTTTTGATGATTATCTTGCTGTTGTAGCCAATATGCTGGAGCTGGCGAAAACGGGTAACATGGATGAGTTCAGGCAGGAGCTGAAGCTGGATAGGGGCCTGTCTCTCTGGAAGATCTATGAAAAATTTTCTACTGAAGTAAATGCCTACCAGGATAATCTTTATAATGAAGCTACTGAAGAGTACCAGCTGGCCAATACTCTCACCTCCTATATTCAGCTACTGTTGCTGATTATTGGCGTGCCCACACTGATCTTTATGATTGTACGCATTACGCATGACAGCCGGGCCAGAAAAGCACTTTTTGTGGAGCTGGAGAAAAATAACAGGGAATATATATTCAATCCCGGAACACCTTTAGAAGTGAATGACGAAAGGGAGGTGATCAATAACTCTATCCTGAATTTTAAGAAAGCTTCTACCTTTATCAGTGAGATTTCAGCAGGTAATCTAAAGGTAGACTGGGAAGAGCTGAATGATCATAACCAGGCGCTGAACCAGCAAAACCTTACCGGTGAGCTGATCAACATGCGAGAAAAAATGAAGCAGCTGAAGGAAGAAGATGGCAGGCGCATGTGGACGACCGAAGGGCAGGCCAGGTTCTCTGAGATCATCCGTACTCATCAGCATGACTTGCAGACCCTCTGTTATCATTCTCTTGCCTTCATTGTAAAATACCTGAGAGCTCAGCAGGGAGGTATCTTTGTGCTAAGAGAAGAAGAGGGTGGCGAAAAGTACCTGGAACTGACAGGTTGCTATGCATTTGACCGAAAAAAGTGGGTTGACAAGCGCATTGAAGCAGGGCAGGGCCTGGTGGGACAGATATACCTGGAACGGGAGCCTGTGATGCTCACAGAAATACCACAGGCCTATACCCATATCACCTCTGGCCTGGGAGATGCCACACCAAACTGCCTGCTGGTGGTGCCCATGAAGTACAATGAGAAAGTGGAGGCAGTAATAGAAGTAGCAGGATTTGATGTATATGAGCCGTATCAGCTGGAGTGGCTTGTAAAGGTGGGTGAAATTATGGCTTCCACCCTGATCTCCATCAAAACCACAGAAACCACCAGGGCGCTGCTGGAGCAATTCAAATATCAGACAGAGCAGCTAACTTCTCAGGAAGAAGAACTCCGCCAGAACATGGAAGAGCTGGAAGCTACCCAGGAGGAAATGCGCCGCAAAGAGCAGGAGCTGGAGCGCAGGCAGGCAGAGATGCAGCAAATGCTGGACAGCAGAACCTAA
- a CDS encoding glycoside hydrolase family protein produces MIRKYLPSSALALAALCLQMGCSNTQQTEASTESTANENPTAFVDENIRAAAEQYKVLMKNLPEGEFPRTYYASTNKYQTSGSEWWTSGFYPGTLMYLYEETGDEALLNEAKRILKLLEKEQYNTTTHDLGFMMFGSFGHANRIQPSPEYREILLNSAKSLASRYDPDVKAIKSWDSDNPQDFLVIIDNMMNLDLLFWATRETGDSTYHKIATDHANTTMQHHFRPDYSSYHVVNYNAETGDVQLKRTEQGNADDSAWARGQAWGLYGYTMTYRETGERRYLEQAKKIAEYTLNHPNLPEDKIPYWDFNAPNIPNALRDASAGAINASALLELSTFVSGQEAEKYFNAAETMLKSLSEAPYKAEPGENGGFILQHGVGHLPQNSEVDVPLTYGDHYYVEALVRYKELQNQN; encoded by the coding sequence ATGATCAGGAAGTACCTACCCTCTTCTGCACTGGCACTGGCAGCGCTGTGCCTGCAGATGGGCTGCAGCAACACTCAGCAAACAGAAGCCAGTACAGAAAGTACAGCAAATGAAAACCCCACTGCTTTTGTAGATGAAAACATCCGGGCGGCTGCGGAACAGTACAAGGTTTTAATGAAAAATCTGCCGGAGGGTGAGTTCCCAAGAACGTATTACGCCAGCACCAATAAGTATCAGACCAGCGGCTCCGAATGGTGGACCAGCGGTTTTTACCCCGGAACACTGATGTACCTCTACGAGGAAACTGGTGACGAAGCCCTGCTCAACGAAGCCAAGCGTATCTTGAAACTGCTGGAAAAGGAGCAGTACAATACCACCACACATGACCTGGGCTTTATGATGTTCGGCAGTTTTGGCCATGCCAACCGTATTCAGCCCAGCCCTGAATACAGAGAAATACTTCTTAACAGTGCCAAATCCCTCGCCTCCCGCTACGATCCCGATGTAAAGGCTATCAAATCCTGGGACTCCGATAATCCGCAGGATTTCCTGGTGATCATCGACAATATGATGAACCTGGACCTGCTCTTCTGGGCTACCCGCGAAACTGGCGACTCTACCTACCACAAGATTGCCACAGACCATGCCAACACCACCATGCAGCACCACTTCCGGCCGGACTATAGCTCCTACCATGTGGTAAACTACAATGCGGAAACCGGCGATGTGCAGCTGAAAAGAACCGAGCAGGGCAACGCCGATGATTCTGCATGGGCAAGAGGTCAGGCCTGGGGACTCTACGGCTACACCATGACCTACCGCGAAACAGGCGAAAGAAGATACCTGGAGCAGGCAAAGAAAATCGCAGAGTATACCCTGAATCACCCTAACTTGCCCGAAGATAAAATTCCTTACTGGGATTTTAATGCGCCCAACATCCCTAACGCCCTGCGCGATGCCTCTGCCGGCGCCATCAATGCATCGGCCCTGCTGGAGTTAAGCACTTTTGTAAGCGGCCAGGAAGCAGAAAAGTATTTTAATGCAGCAGAAACCATGCTGAAGAGCCTCTCCGAAGCACCTTACAAAGCAGAGCCTGGTGAAAATGGGGGCTTTATCCTGCAGCACGGCGTTGGTCACCTGCCTCAGAACTCCGAGGTTGACGTACCTCTCACCTACGGCGATCATTACTATGTAGAAGCCCTGGTACGTTACAAAGAGCTGCAAAATCAAAACTAA
- a CDS encoding inosine/uridine-preferring nucleoside hydrolase, which translates to MVYNVGCRRAEVGKDTDAVKIIFDTDMGSDCDDVGALSLLHSYADRGMAEILGCVYSSGKVPYGAGIVEAINIYHGRPDIPVGAVHDTIVGDPVDKMSAEKLAKDTAAFQNRIVHNLDAVEQTKLNRQLLFGQEDKSVVYVTVGHPKGLYDLLVSGPDDISNLNGYELIEKKVKRWVALGALGANNNQQQYRKDWNFFFNKTAPFTKYLVDNFPGEIHFVDAGNDVMTGKSLINTHAGNIVRTAYRDWLWNVEKKSLEDQRPSWDLATVYYAVEWEGAFLRNVGNGWLEFNIENGCRWHRESGKSNQFFVVQREGINNLFAHYLNGKIGIR; encoded by the coding sequence ATGGTTTATAATGTAGGCTGCAGGCGAGCTGAGGTGGGGAAAGATACCGATGCAGTGAAGATTATTTTTGATACGGATATGGGTTCCGATTGTGATGATGTAGGGGCCCTTTCTCTGCTTCATTCTTATGCTGATAGGGGAATGGCTGAAATTCTGGGTTGTGTTTACAGTTCCGGAAAAGTGCCTTATGGCGCAGGAATAGTGGAGGCAATTAATATTTACCACGGCAGACCTGATATTCCTGTTGGTGCTGTTCATGATACTATAGTCGGTGATCCTGTTGATAAGATGTCTGCCGAAAAACTGGCAAAAGACACTGCGGCTTTCCAAAACAGGATTGTCCATAACCTGGATGCGGTGGAGCAGACCAAGCTCAACAGGCAGTTGTTATTCGGCCAGGAGGATAAAAGTGTGGTGTATGTAACAGTTGGTCACCCCAAGGGGCTTTATGATTTGCTGGTTTCTGGTCCTGATGATATTTCTAACCTGAATGGATATGAGTTAATTGAGAAAAAGGTGAAGAGATGGGTAGCCTTAGGTGCATTGGGGGCCAATAATAATCAGCAGCAATACAGAAAGGACTGGAATTTTTTCTTTAATAAGACGGCACCATTTACAAAGTACCTGGTGGATAATTTCCCGGGTGAAATTCATTTCGTAGATGCTGGAAACGATGTAATGACGGGAAAATCATTGATAAATACACATGCAGGTAATATTGTAAGGACGGCTTACCGCGACTGGCTATGGAATGTAGAAAAGAAGTCGCTGGAAGATCAGCGGCCAAGCTGGGACCTGGCTACTGTCTATTATGCAGTGGAATGGGAGGGGGCGTTTTTGAGAAATGTTGGTAATGGGTGGCTGGAATTTAATATTGAGAATGGTTGCAGGTGGCATAGGGAATCGGGTAAATCGAATCAGTTTTTCGTAGTTCAGCGTGAAGGTATCAACAATTTGTTTGCACATTATCTGAATGGG